The genomic region TGACCGCGGACCCGGTGATCGGCGGGCTCCCCACCCAGGGGTGGTCCACCAAGGTGAGCGTGGCCGCCGACGCGTCGGTGGTGGCGGGCAGCGGCGAGCTGAAGGCCCCGGTACGGGCGGCCGACCAGCAGGTGGTCGGCGCCGTGGAGGCGCTGGCCCGGCTGAACGCGAAGTCGGGCGGTTCGGACGGCACCGGCACGGGCCCCAGCGGCTGCGCGACCTCGGTCCCGCTGGATCCGGACAATCCGGTGGGGCCCACGGACACGCCGCCGTGCAACCCGGAGCCGCGGCCGATGAAGCCGCCGCGCACGGAGACGGTCAAGGGCGCCGTGCTCGGCCTGGCCCCCGGGACGGTGGACGGCGCGCGCGGTCTGGTCCCGGCCTGGCTCTTCGAGGTGGCGGGTCAGGGCGGCGCGCCCAGCCACACGGTGGCCCAGCCGGCCGCCGCGCAGGAGACCACCCCCGGCCCGAAGAACGGCCGTACGGTGCCCGGATTCTCGTACGCGCAGGCCGACCGGAAGCTGACGGTCAACTTCTGGGGCAGCGTGTGCAGCACCTACGCCCTGGAGGCCCGTGAGGAGGCCGCGTCGGTCCTGGTGAAGATCACGGACACCCCGAACCAGCCCGGCCAGGCGTGCATCATGCTCGCCCAGGAGATGTCCGCGACGGCGACGCTCCAGCAGCCGCTGGGCGACCGGAAGGTGATCGACGCCACCACGGGCAAGCCGCTTCCCCGGCAGTAGCTCGGCGGAGATGCGGCGAGGGCCCGCCTCCGGTCGGATGCGACCGGAGGCGGGCCCTCGTCGTGCGGCGTGGAGCCGGCTTAGCTGAACGAGTCGCCGCAGGCGCAGGAGCCAGTGGCGTTCGGGTTGTCGATCGTGAAGCCCTGCTTCTCGATGGTGTCGACGAAGTCGATCGAGGCGCCGTGCAGGTACGGGGAGCTCATCCGGTCGGTGACGACCTTCACACCGTCGAAGTCCTTCACGACGTCGCCGTCGAGGGAGCGCTCGTCGAAGAAGAGCTGGTAGCGCAGGCCGGAGCAGCCACCGGGCTGGACGGCGACGCGCAGCGCCAGGTCATCGCGGCCTTCCTGCTCCAGCAGGGTCCTGACCTTCTCGGCGGCGGCGTCGGACAGGAGGATGCCGTCGCTCACAGTGGTCTTGTCGTCCTGTACGGACATCTGCATTCACTCCCGAAGTGGGCGGCTCCCCGCCGGAGGCAGGGAAACGTCGGACTCTTGCCGTCGGTGGCAACGAGCGGGACCGCGGATTCATTCCGGGACCCGACGCTTGTTTCAGATATTCATGCTCGCACACCGCGGGACGGGCGAGCCGGCGCATCGACGGGCTGATGCGTCACATTGACACTATCGGCATCGTCAAAGTGACGTGAAGAGGTTATGATAGATAATGTCAAATAGACGAGAAGTCGTAGCGATACCTCCAGAAGTCCCCCTTGTCGCAGAACAGAAAGGGTGCGTGTCGTGACCACCGCCCAGCCTTTGGACGTCCAGCCGACGCCCCTTGCCCTGCTGCTGCTCGGCCGTGAGGCCGACCCCAAGAGCGAGCGCGGGGTGGAGTGCCCCGGCGACCTTCCCTCGCCGTCGGACCCGGACCTCGTGGCGCGTGCCCGCGCGGCCAAGGAGAAGCTCGGGGACAAGGTCTTCATCCTGGGCCACCACTACCAGCGTGACGAGGTCATCGAGTTCGCCGACGTCACCGGCGACTCCTTCAAGCTGGCCAAGGACGCGGCCGCCAAGCCAGAGGCCGAGTACATCGTCTTCTGCGGCGTGCACTTCATGGCCGAGTCCGCGGACATCCTGACCTCGGACGACCAGAAGGTCGTCCTGCCGGACCTGGCCGCCGGCTGCTCGATGGCCGACATGGCCACCGCCGAGCAGGTCGCGGAGTGCTGGGACGTGCTGACCGAGGCCGGTGTCGCCGGTGCGACGGTCCCCGTCTCGTACATGAACTCCTCCGCCGACATCAAGGCCTTCACCGGCAAGCACGGCGGCACGATCTGTACGTCGTCCAACGCGAAGAAGGCTCTGGAGTGGGCCTTCGAGCAGGGCGAGAAGGTGCTCTTCCTCCCGGACCAGCACCTGGGCCGCAACACCGCCGTCCGCGACATGGGCATGTCCCTGGACGACTGCGTGCTCTACAACCCGCACAAGCCGAACGGCGGCCTGACCGCCGAGCAGCTGCGGAACGCCAAGATGATCCTGTGGCGCGGGCACTGCTCGGTCCACGGGCGGTTCTCGGTCGACTCGGTCAACGACGTCCGCGCCCGCATCCCCGGCGTGAACGTCCTGGTGCACCCCGAGTGCAAGCACGAGGTCGTCGCGGCCGCGGACTACGTCGGCTCGACGGAGTACATCATCAAGGCGCTGGAGGCGGCCCCGGCCGGCTCCAAGTGGGCCATCGGCACCGAGCTGAACCTGGTCCGCCGCCTGGCGAACCGTTTCGCCGCGGAGGACAAGGAGGTCGTCTTCCTCGACAAGACGGTCTGCTTCTGCTCGACGATGAACCGCATCGACCTCCCCCACCTGGTGTGGACCCTGGAGTCCCTGGCCGAGGGGAACCTCGTCAACCAGATCCAGGTCGACAAGGAGACGGAGAGCTTCGCGAAGCTCGCGCTGGAGCGGATGCTCGCGCTGCCGTAGCCGCACGCGGACAGGGGCGCCCGGGATGTCCCGGGCGCCCCTGTCCTGTTGGAGCGGTCAGACCGTGGCCGGCGTCTCGTCGTCCTGGGCGGACGACTGTGCCGGGACCACCGTCAGACGGGCCTCGCGCTTGGCCGTCCGCTTCGCGCGGCGGCGCTCCTTGCGCAGTTCCACCATCGTGTAGAGGGTCGGCACCAGGAGCAGCGTCAGCAGGGTCGAGCTGACCAGGCCGCCGATCACCACGACCGCGAGCGGCTGGGAGATGAAGCCGCCCTCCCCGGTGACGCCCAGCGCCATCGGGAGCAGCGCGAAGATCGTCGCCAGGGCCGTCATCAGGATCGGGCGCAGGCGGTGCCGGCCGCCCTCGATGACCGCTTCGACGACGCCCAGGCCCTGGGCGCGGTACTGGTTGACCAGGTCGATCAGGACGATCGCGTTGGTGACGACGATGCCGATGAGCATCAGCATGCCGATCATCGCCGGGACGCCCATCGGGGTGCCGGTGGCGATCAGCAGGCCGAGCGCGCCGGTCGCCGCGAACGGGATGGAGACCAGCAGGATCAGCGGCTGGATCAGCGAGCGGAACGTCGCGACCAGCAGCATGAACACGATCGCGATGGCCGCGAGCATGGCCAGGCCGAGCGAGCCGAAGGCCTCGTCCTGGTCCTCCGAGACGCCGCCGATGGAGGCCGTGGCGCCCTCCGGCAGGTCCAGGGCCTTGAGCTTCGTCTGGAGCTCGGAGCTGACCGCGCCCGTGTTGTCGCCGACCGGCTTCGCGGTGACGGTGGCGGCGCGGGCGCCGTCGATCCGGGTCATCGCGACCGGTCCGGGGACCACCTTGACCTCGGCGATGTCGCCGAGCTTGAGCGGGCCGACGGGGAGGGCCTGCAGCTGCGCCAGGGTGGTGGCCGGCTGGGCGGACTTGATGACGATGTCCCGTTCGGTGTTGTCCAGGACGGCCTTGCCCGCCGGGTTGCCCCGTACGGCCTGCGCGACGATCGCGCCGAGCGCGGCCTGGTTCAGGCCGGCGTCCGCCGCCTTGGGCGTGGCGGTCACCGAGATCCGGGGCACGGACTGGGAGAGGTCGCTCTGGACGTCGGTGACGTTCTTCAGCGTGGCCACCTCGGCCCGCACCTGCTCGGCGGCCTTGGCGAGGACCTCGCCGTCACCGGCCTTGACGACCACGCTGAGGTTCTGGTTGCCGAAGCCGTCGCCCGACGCGATACGGGTCTCGCCGATGCCGTCGAGCGCGGCCAGCTTGCCCTCGATCTGCTCCTTGACGCTGTCCGCCTTGCCGGAGTCCTTCAGGGTGACCTGGTACGAGGCCTGGTTGGAGCCCGTACCGCCGCCGAAGGCCGCGAGGAAGCCGGAGGAGCCGACGGTGACCTGGTAGCTCTTGACGCCGTCGACCTGGGCCAGCGCTCCCTCGACCTTGCGGCTCGCCTCGTCGGAGGCGGCCAGCGAGGTGCCGGGGGCCAGCTCCTGCTTGATGGTCAGGACTTCCTGCTCGCCCTTGTCGAAGAAGTTGGTCTTCAGCAGCGGGGTCATCCCGAAGGTGCCGACGAGGACGACGACCGCGATCACCACACTGGTCAGGCGACGGCGGGTGGCGAAGCCCAGGACGCGGACGTAGAGCTTCTGCAGGCGGCTGCGCGCCTCCTTCTCCTCGGCCTCGCGCCGCGCCCGGGCGGCGCTCTCGGCGTCCCCTGCGCTCACGCCCTTCGGGGTGCTCATGAACCAGTACGACAGCACCGGCACCACGGTGAGCGAGACGAGCAGCGAGGCCAGCAGGGAGGCGGTGACGGTGAGCGAGAAGGAGCCGAAGAGCTCGCCGATCATGCCGCCGGTGAGGCCGATCGGCAGGAAGACGGCGACGGTGGTGAGCGTGGAGGAGGTGACCGCGCCCGCCACCTCCTTGACGGCGGTGAGGATGGCCTGTTCGCGCTCCTCGCCGTAGCCGAGGTGGCGCTTGATGTTCTCCAGGACCACGATCGAGTCGTCGACGACACGGCCGATGGCGATGGTGAGGGCGCCCAGCGTCAGCATGTTGAGCGACAGGTCGCGGGTCCAGAGCACGATGAGCGCGAGGACGACGGACAGCGGGATGGAGACCGCGGTGACCAGCGTCGAGCGCAGCGAGCCCAGGAAGACCAGGATCACGATCACCGCGAAGAGCAGGCCGAGCAGGCCCTCGGTGGTGAGGCTGGAGATGGACTTGGCGACGGCCGGGCCCTGGTCGCTGACGACGTTCAGGTCGGCGCCGGAGCCGAGGGTGGAACGCAGCTCGGGGAGCTTGTCCTTGACGGCGTCCGAGATGGCGACGGCGCTGCCGTCCTTGTCCATGGTGAGGACGAGGGCGAGGCTGGGCTTGCCGTTGGTCCGGGTGATGGAGACGGCCTTGGCGGCCTCCTGCTTCACGGTGGCGACGTCGCCGAGCCGGACCGCCGGCTTGCCCGGTGCGGGGCTCAGGCGCAGGTCCTCCACCTGGGCGAGGGAGGTGAAGCCGGCGCCGACGCGGACGGTCCGGTTCTTGCCCTCCTCGTCGAAGGAGCCGGCCGGCACGGTCGCGCCGCCCGCCTGGAGGCCCTGGGCGAGGGCGGCGCCGTCGAGGCCTGCGGCCGCGAGCTTGGCGTTGTCGGGGGTGACGGTGACCTGGAGGTCCTGGACGCCGTCGACGGTGACCTGGCCGACGCCCTCGATGTCCGAGAGGACGGGGACGACGGAGCGCTCCAGCTGGTCGGCGAGGGCCTGCTGGTCCTTGCCGGAGGTGACGGCGAGGATGACGGTCGGGATGTCGTCGGTGGAACCGGCCACCACCTGCGGGTCCACCTCGGCGGGCAGCCGGACGCGGGCCCGGTTGACGGCCTGCTGGACGTCGGCGACGAGCTGCTTGGTGCCGCTGTCGCCGTAGTCGAAGGTGGCCATGATGAGAGCGTTGCCCTCGCTGGCGGTGGAGGTGATGCCGGTGATGCCGTCGACGCCCTTGAGCATGGCCTCGATCGGTTCGACGACCTGCTTCTCCACCACGTCGGGCGAGGCGCCCTGGTACGGCGCGAGCACGGAGACCATCGGGAGTTCGATGGAGGGCAGCAGCTGCTGCTTGAGCTGCGGGATGGCTATGGCGCCGAAGAGGAGCGCGACGATCGACACGAGGCCGATCAACGCCCTTTGGGCAAGGCTGAAGCGGGACAGCCAGGACATGGGTATGAGATCTCTCTGCAGTGGCGAACGCGAGGGCAGTTTCAGCCTTTCGTACGCCGCGGCGCGATTGCGTCGCTCGCAGGTCCTGTCCTTATCTGCGGCATACCGCGTCCGCAGTACGCCGCACTACTCCGTACAGATCCGTACTGCCCCGCACTGCCCCGTACCGCCGCCCGCTATTCGGCGCGCGGCCGGACCAGTCCCGATTCGTAGGCAATGACCACCAATTGGGCACGGTCGCGGGCGCCGAGCTTGGCCATGGCCCGGTTCACGTGGGTCTTGACGGTGAGGGGGCTGACTTCCAGCCGTCCGGCGATCCCGTCGTTGGACAGCCCCGCGGCGACGTGTACGAGGACCTCGCGCTCCCGGACGGTCAGCGCGGCGAGCCGCTGCGCGTGCGATCCGGCGGCGGCCGCGGCGGCGGCCGGGTCCGCGCCGCCGCCCTGGGCGAGGAAGGTGGCGATGAGCCCCTTGGTGGCGGCCGGGGAGAGCAGGGCCTCGCCGGCGTGCGCGACCCGGATGGCGCTCAGGAGGTCCTCGGGCTCGGCGCCCTTGCCGAGGAAGCCGGAGGCGCCGGCCCGCAGGGCGGCGGCGACGTACTCGTCGACCTCGAAGGTCGTCAGCATCACCACGCGCACGGCGGCGAGTTCCGGATCGCGGCTGATCATGCGGGTGGCGGCGAGCCCGTCGGTGCCGGGCATCCGGATGTCCATCAGCACGACGTCGGCGCGCGTCCGCCGGGCGAGCTCGTAGGCCTGCGCCCCGTCGGAGGCCTCCCCGACGACCTCCATGTCGGGCTCGGAGTCCACGAGCACCTTGAAGGCGCTGCGCAGCAGAGCCTGGTCGTCGGCGAGCAGGACCTTGATCGGTGCGCCGGGCGCGGGGGTCTGGTCCGTCGGAGTGTGGTCCACGGGGTGAGGGTACGCGGGCCCGCGCGGCCGGGCCGGGTCAGCCCAGGGCGAGGACGATCAGGGCGGTGGTCGCGGAGACCTCGGCCAGGGCTCCGAAGACGTCGCCGGTGACCCCGTCGAAGCGGCGGACGCAGCGGCGCAGCAGCAGTTCCGCGGCGAGCAGGGCGGCCAGGACCGCGGCCGCGTGCCGGCCGGCGGCCGGGAGGCCCAGCGGGAGGGCGGCCGTGGCGGCCAGCGCCACGGTCAGGGCGGCGATCACGGTGGCCGCGGCGTGCGGGACCACCCCGGCGACCGCCGCGCCGAGTCCCTCGGGGCGGGCGGGAGGGACTCCTTCGCGGGAGGCGAGGGTCATGGCGAGGCGGGCGGTCACGGCGGCGGTCACGGCGGCGAGGGCGCCGCGGATCCAGCTGTCGGCGTACACGTCGGACAGGGCGGCCA from Streptomyces sp. NBC_00190 harbors:
- a CDS encoding efflux RND transporter permease subunit; translation: MSWLSRFSLAQRALIGLVSIVALLFGAIAIPQLKQQLLPSIELPMVSVLAPYQGASPDVVEKQVVEPIEAMLKGVDGITGITSTASEGNALIMATFDYGDSGTKQLVADVQQAVNRARVRLPAEVDPQVVAGSTDDIPTVILAVTSGKDQQALADQLERSVVPVLSDIEGVGQVTVDGVQDLQVTVTPDNAKLAAAGLDGAALAQGLQAGGATVPAGSFDEEGKNRTVRVGAGFTSLAQVEDLRLSPAPGKPAVRLGDVATVKQEAAKAVSITRTNGKPSLALVLTMDKDGSAVAISDAVKDKLPELRSTLGSGADLNVVSDQGPAVAKSISSLTTEGLLGLLFAVIVILVFLGSLRSTLVTAVSIPLSVVLALIVLWTRDLSLNMLTLGALTIAIGRVVDDSIVVLENIKRHLGYGEEREQAILTAVKEVAGAVTSSTLTTVAVFLPIGLTGGMIGELFGSFSLTVTASLLASLLVSLTVVPVLSYWFMSTPKGVSAGDAESAARARREAEEKEARSRLQKLYVRVLGFATRRRLTSVVIAVVVLVGTFGMTPLLKTNFFDKGEQEVLTIKQELAPGTSLAASDEASRKVEGALAQVDGVKSYQVTVGSSGFLAAFGGGTGSNQASYQVTLKDSGKADSVKEQIEGKLAALDGIGETRIASGDGFGNQNLSVVVKAGDGEVLAKAAEQVRAEVATLKNVTDVQSDLSQSVPRISVTATPKAADAGLNQAALGAIVAQAVRGNPAGKAVLDNTERDIVIKSAQPATTLAQLQALPVGPLKLGDIAEVKVVPGPVAMTRIDGARAATVTAKPVGDNTGAVSSELQTKLKALDLPEGATASIGGVSEDQDEAFGSLGLAMLAAIAIVFMLLVATFRSLIQPLILLVSIPFAATGALGLLIATGTPMGVPAMIGMLMLIGIVVTNAIVLIDLVNQYRAQGLGVVEAVIEGGRHRLRPILMTALATIFALLPMALGVTGEGGFISQPLAVVVIGGLVSSTLLTLLLVPTLYTMVELRKERRRAKRTAKREARLTVVPAQSSAQDDETPATV
- the erpA gene encoding iron-sulfur cluster insertion protein ErpA, with translation MSVQDDKTTVSDGILLSDAAAEKVRTLLEQEGRDDLALRVAVQPGGCSGLRYQLFFDERSLDGDVVKDFDGVKVVTDRMSSPYLHGASIDFVDTIEKQGFTIDNPNATGSCACGDSFS
- a CDS encoding response regulator transcription factor, producing the protein MDHTPTDQTPAPGAPIKVLLADDQALLRSAFKVLVDSEPDMEVVGEASDGAQAYELARRTRADVVLMDIRMPGTDGLAATRMISRDPELAAVRVVMLTTFEVDEYVAAALRAGASGFLGKGAEPEDLLSAIRVAHAGEALLSPAATKGLIATFLAQGGGADPAAAAAAAGSHAQRLAALTVREREVLVHVAAGLSNDGIAGRLEVSPLTVKTHVNRAMAKLGARDRAQLVVIAYESGLVRPRAE
- the nadA gene encoding quinolinate synthase NadA; amino-acid sequence: MRVVTTAQPLDVQPTPLALLLLGREADPKSERGVECPGDLPSPSDPDLVARARAAKEKLGDKVFILGHHYQRDEVIEFADVTGDSFKLAKDAAAKPEAEYIVFCGVHFMAESADILTSDDQKVVLPDLAAGCSMADMATAEQVAECWDVLTEAGVAGATVPVSYMNSSADIKAFTGKHGGTICTSSNAKKALEWAFEQGEKVLFLPDQHLGRNTAVRDMGMSLDDCVLYNPHKPNGGLTAEQLRNAKMILWRGHCSVHGRFSVDSVNDVRARIPGVNVLVHPECKHEVVAAADYVGSTEYIIKALEAAPAGSKWAIGTELNLVRRLANRFAAEDKEVVFLDKTVCFCSTMNRIDLPHLVWTLESLAEGNLVNQIQVDKETESFAKLALERMLALP